Below is a genomic region from Planctomycetaceae bacterium.
AAAACGGTTTCGGGATCAGGAGATCTGTCCAGCTTCCCTTGACTGACCAGGCATTTGTGCCGGCAATTGCGGTGGGGACGACGGGACGCCTGGATCGCGACCCGATAAAAATGATCCCTTCCTTGAGCTTTCTTCTCGGCCCCCGTGGTCCATCCGGCGTCATCGCCACATGTAGGTGTGTCAGTTCCAGCAACTCTGCAACTGCTTCTGCTCCCCCACGACTCGCAGACCCCCGCACCGGATGAATGCCGGCGATGCGACACGAATCCGCAAGATAGCTACCATCGGTGTGGCGACTGATCAGTCCGCTCAGGTTCCATGTGCGTCTTGCGAAGACTGCGACGGCGATCACATCATGCCAAAGGCAAAAAGTGAACCGTGTTTTGCCGGGAGGACGAATGTAGGGAGTCGCGTCCGGATCCACGGCCCGGTGGTCAACTCGCACTGTCAGAAACAGCAACCGCAACAGAAATGTCGCGACGTAAGACAAAGCAATATTCAGGAAGCGATTTCGAACTTTCACGGCAAACCCCAGTCTGCGTTCCTTCGGTGACTGATCATGTGAGAAGAATAGCCAATTCACTTCCGGATGCCAAAGGCGTTTCTCGCTCAGCGGCTGATGAAATGACCCACAAGAACGCAAGTCATCTGAATATGTCTGGTGCTGCAGATCAGTACACAGGCCTGCAGAATTCATCAGTCAGGCCACAGAAACTGCCCGGTCAAATTTTTTTTGTGTTTCTTCGGAACATCGATTCGCCTTGTAATTGTGAAGAAATCGTGTATTTTCAAGCCGAACGACGGAAAATTGCTTTGGGAGGCCGTTCTGGCACATACCTTGCAAATTCAGACTTCTGTCTCACGGACGCGGATCTCTTTCTGATCTGCTTCCCCCTTTCTGTGCCCCATCTGTGGTTAATTCGTTTGTTTCGCTTCGGTGGGACAGACGGTTTTCATCCCGTCCGGAGGTTCCGGACAAGTGCTCGCGTTATTCATATGGAGATGTTTGTCCGTTCTCCTGCCGTTATTTATTGGCGAGCATTTACTTGAAGCGGTCTCCTTCGTGGATTACGGAGGAGACCGTTTCTGTTTTATCCGTCGGCAATTACCAGCCATTGTGCCTGTTGGATGTGCTGACTTGTGGTTCTTGCGGCAACAGATGCTGCCAGCCAGTATTGCCCCAGATTTTCCGCATTGTCGGGGAAACGTATACCATTCAGGTCCGTTGACGAACTGATGGCCGTCTTTGCCAGAGAATGCAACAGCAAAGCGGCAGTTGGCCGGAACTGGCGGCGGAGGGCCGCAGCATCTCTGACGACAGAAGTGACGGTGCCTGTGGGAATCGCATGACGGCCCCCCAGTGCAATCGCATTCAGCCATCGCTGAAGTACATCCTCAGGATCCTGCATTCGTGCTGTCGGCGTTTGAACCTCAACCGGGTGTCGTTCTGCTGACGAAAGATGACTTCGTGAAAGTTGATCGAGGCCCGTTGATGCGCAGAAGCGAAACTCTTCGGGCAGGCATAAGGCGGGCGCCTGAGCCTGCGGCATTTCCGCAACCGTGGACTCCATGGGTGCAGGAGCAATCGCCAGTAATGTCGCGTGCCCAGGATGGGCAGGATTCAGCCGAGCGATGCATCTCAGGGCCAGACCCGGAGCTCGGGCCAGCAGAGTAAGATTGCTTCGCCCTGGCATGCTGTCACTCTCGATCGGGATATCCAATTGTAGGAGGCTGCGAGGTTGACCATGCAGCTCAAGTAGCAGCGAGGCATCGGCAGCACCTGCCACAACGCCCTGCACGAATAGAAGGTCATATCCCGCTTTTCGTTCCAGCTCGGGAACCGTCAGACAAGAGAAGCAACGTTGAATTTGCTGCGTGAGAGGAACTTCGAAGGCTCTCCTGACAGGAGCAGCTTCCCATCCCTGCCCTTCAATCGCTACTGCCCGTGCGGAATCTGCACCGCCGAGTCGACCATCCGAAGATCTCGTCGCCTTCGATACCAGCAGGCAGCGCTGGGATAATTCCCGATGTGACATCGCGAGTCCGGCGACAGAAACGCCCGATCGCCATGCCTGAGGAATTCGGGATACGTCACCCGGCTGAACATCGCTCACGGTGCAGATCCATCCATCGTCAGCCATCATCCATGTAACGACACCAGCATATCCACTGCGAGTTATCACAGCTTCGCAACACAGACCATGTAGTTTCAGGCTGGTAACGGGCGTATATCGACGGCGGGCAACACCCAGTGTCGATGAAGGCGGATCTGCGGGATTCTGGATCAGCAGCCATGCCACTTCCAGTGCTTCGGTCAGGTCCTGGGCTGCCAGATTTGAATCAAAGGTATCGGCATTTGTGCGAACCTGCCGAATGTTATGCATCACACGCAGGCCGGCAGCAGCCAACCGGTGCAGCCCTTCGGCACGGCATTCGTGAATACATCGCAGCAAACGCGACTGCAGGACACTCCCTGCGGCTCTCAACCCGGCTGCCAGGATATCGCTGCATTGTTTCATCATATCCCGTGCAGCAAACGACTGTGATTCGGAGAGACTTTCCGCCTCAGGCGGCCCCTCCAACGAATCCGTGGATACCTCTTTCACAATGCCGAATTCAGGTTCCTGCGAAGCGTTTTCCACATCCGGAACGTCTACGGTATCACTTATCCTCAGAAGGCTGAGCGACGCAAGGACATGGAAACAACGGGGGCCCAGCAGGCAGGTGCATTCCACGTCATCCAGTGATTGGATCAACTGCGACTTCAGTTGAACCTTTTCTTCCCCGGCTGCAACGAACCAGATGTCATCGGTCCTCGTCCAGGCAAAGTCATTGGCGGCCTCCGGGTTGGCGTCGATTCGCTTCTGCAGCCGTGACGGAGCAGCCGCGATGAACTCGGCGAGTATTCCGGGCAAAATAGAAGGGCGATCA
It encodes:
- a CDS encoding DUF374 domain-containing protein, with amino-acid sequence MKVRNRFLNIALSYVATFLLRLLFLTVRVDHRAVDPDATPYIRPPGKTRFTFCLWHDVIAVAVFARRTWNLSGLISRHTDGSYLADSCRIAGIHPVRGSASRGGAEAVAELLELTHLHVAMTPDGPRGPRRKLKEGIIFIGSRSRRPVVPTAIAGTNAWSVKGSWTDLLIPKPFSTVYLFAGKPINIPHDLDRSEFGTYTEMLQLEMERMDSIAKRVIAGDMAAADELPDRPLFPHETAEWSGPFQNAA